A region of Salvelinus alpinus chromosome 6, SLU_Salpinus.1, whole genome shotgun sequence DNA encodes the following proteins:
- the LOC139578393 gene encoding leupaxin-like isoform X2 has protein sequence MEDLLFGLEMGLPDPPPPSTPPPLVQKSVKKNQVGEKKEKEDTQVKQESTNSPKTYDLERKASTQRKTDAIDDLLGGLSSDMEKMGVRTVAKGHCASCGKVIVGKMITALGQVWHPEHFVCVECQAELGTSGFFEREGKAYCEKDYQHLFSPRCGYCKGPILQNILTAMDRTWHPEHFFCSHCGELFGAEGFLEKDGKPYCHRDFYHLFAPKCTGCGDPVRENYLTAANGTWHPNCFVCSDCLKPFNDGCFLELDGRPLCSLHFHSRQGTLCGGCGEPISGRCISALERKFHPEHFVCAFCLRKLSQGVFKEQAGKPYCSACHTKLFV, from the exons CTCCCagaccctcctcctccctcaaccCCACCACCACTTGTCCAGAAATCAGTCAAAAAGAACCAGGTtggagaaaagaaagaaaaggaGGACACACAAGTGAAACAGGAGAGCACCAACAGTCCTAAGACTTATGATCTGGAGCGCAAAGcatcaacacagagaaaaacGGACGCCATAGATGACCTTCTGGGAGGCCTGAGCTCTGATATGGAGAAGATGGGTGTACGAACGGTGGCGAAGGGCCACTGTGCTTCCTGTGGCAAGGTCATTGTGGGAAAG ATGATCACAGCCCTGGGCCAGGTGTGGCACCCAGAACACTTTGTTTGTGTGGAGTGTCAGGCTGAGCTGGGGACTAGTGGCTTCTttgagagggaggggaaggcCTACTGTGAGAAAGACTACCAGCATCTCTTCTCCCCTCGCTGTGGTTACTGCAAGGGCCCCATTCTGCAG AACATCCTGACAGCGATGGACCGCACCTGGCACCCTGAGCACTTCTTCTGTTCCCATTGTGGGGAGCTCTTTGGGGCTGAAG GTTTTCTGGAGAAGGACGGGAAGCCGTACTGCCACAGAGACTTTTACCATCTCTTTGCTCCAAAGTGCACTGGTTGTGGAGACCCTGTGAGAGAGAACTACCTGACTGCAGCCAACGGCACCTGGCATCCCAACTGCTTCGTCTGCTCA gaCTGTCTGAAGCCCTTCAACGATGGTTGTTTCCTGGAGCTGGATGGTCGTCCCCTGTGCTCTCTGCACTTCCACTCCCGACAAGGAACACTGTGTGGGGGCTGTGGAGAGCCCATCTCTGGCCGCTGCATCTCTGCTTTGGAGCGCAAGTTCCACCCTGAGCACTTTGTGTGTGCCTTCTGTCTGCGTAAACTCAGCCAGGGGGTGTTCAAGGAGCAGGCAGGGAAACCCTACTGCTCAGCCTGCCACACCAAATTGTTTGTGTGA